The Triticum dicoccoides isolate Atlit2015 ecotype Zavitan chromosome 6A, WEW_v2.0, whole genome shotgun sequence genome has a window encoding:
- the LOC119318050 gene encoding pentatricopeptide repeat-containing protein At1g05750, chloroplastic-like — MAVAASPSLSLPPPTQRATPKPRRRTPPRDVVSWTSAIARPAREGDLPATAAALSAMLSSPAAPAPNDVTLLTVLSACAGSPSSPFARPLALSLHALAIKLFPGHLLLCTCLARFYLASRLPHHALQLFGSMPVRSVVTYNTMITGLMRNGLVAAAREVFDGMPDPDKVSWTALIDGCVKNGRHDEAIDCFHAMLLDGVEPDYVTLVAAISACAEVGALGLGMWVHRFVTRERLEGNIRIANSLIDMYARCGQVEFAWQVFDSMRKRTVVSWNSMIVGFAANGRCVDAIEHFKAMQRKGFKPDAVTFTGVLTACSHAGLTDEGLRYYDAMKAEHGITARMEHYGCVVDLLGRAGRLDEAMSVVATMPMRPNEVVLGALLAGCRIHGDVDMAEQLMQYLLEQDPGGDSNYVLLSNIYAGVGKWDGAGMVRGLMKARGVKKRPGRSAVEIDGAVHEFVCGDRSHPQAEEVFDMLGLLSHEMAGHEAVSYG, encoded by the coding sequence ATGGCAGTGGCCGCCTCTCCATCTCTCAGTCTTCCTCCACCTACGCAGCGCGCCACCCCAAAGCCGCGCCGCCGTACGCCGCCGCGAGACGTGGTCTCATGGACGTCCGCCATCGCGCGCCCGGCGCGGGAGGGCGACCTGCCGGCGACGGCCGCGGCGCTCTCCGCCATGCTCTCCTCCCCCGCCGCGCCCGCGCCCAACGACGTCACCCTCCTCACTGtcctctccgcctgcgccggctctCCCTCCTCCCCGTTCGCCCGGCCCCTCGCGCTATCGCTCCACGCCCTCGCCATCAAGCtgttccccggccacctcctcctctgcaCCTGCCTCGCGCGGTTCTACCTCGCGTCCCGCCTCCCCCACCACGCCCTCCAGCTGTTCGGCTCCATGCCCGTCAGGTCCGTAGTCACCTACAACACCATGATCACCGGCCTCATGCGCAACGGCCTCGTCGCCGCCGCGCGCGAGGTGTTCGACGGAATGCCGGACCCGGACAAGGTCTCCTGGACGGCGCTCATCGACGGGTGCGTCAAGAACGGACGCCATGACGAGGCGATTGACTGCTTCCATGCCATGCTGCTGGACGGCGTCGAGCCAGACTACGTCACGCTGGTAGCTGCCATCTCCGCGTGCGCTGAGGTCGGCGCGCTCGGCCTCGGTATGTGGGTGCACCGGTTCGTGACCAGGGAGAGGCTGGAGGGCAACATCCGCATCGCCAACTCGTTGATCGACATGTATGCTCGGTGCGGTCAGGTGGAGTTTGCATGGCAGGTGTTTGATAGCATGAGGAAGCGGACGGTGGTCTCCTGGAACTCGATGATTGTCGGGTTTGCAGCCAATGGACGGTGCGTGGACGCCATCGAGCATTTCAAGGCAATGCAGAGGAAGGGGTTCAAGCCGGACGCTGTGACGTTCACGGGCGTGCTCACGGCCTGCAGTCACGCCGGTCTCACCGATGAGGGGCTGAGGTACTATGACGCCATGAAGGCGGAGCATGGCATCACAGCAAGGATGGAGCACTACGGGTGCGTGGTCGACCTGCTCGGCCGGGCAGGGCGCCTGGACGAGGCCATGAGTGTGGTGGCGACCATGCCGATGCGGCCGAACGAGGTGGTGCTGGGAGCTTTGCTTGCTGGGTGCCGGATACACGGGGACGTCGACATGGCTGAGCAGCTGATGCAGTACCTCCTCGAGCAGGACCCTGGCGGCGACTCAAACTACGTGCTGCTGTCAAACATCTACGCCGGCGTCGGGAAATGGGATGGCGCGGGCATGGTCCGGGGCCTGATGAAAGCCCGGGGAGTGAAGAAGAGGCCAGGCCGCAGCGCCGTGGAGATCGACGGCGCCGTGCATGAGTTTGTCTGCGGAGATCGGTCTCATCCGCAGGCTGAGGAGGTGTTCGACATGCTTGGCCTGCTGAGCCATGAGATGGCAGGGCATGAGGCCGTGAGTTATGGATGA
- the LOC119318049 gene encoding mitogen-activated protein kinase kinase kinase 3-like has product MGTPQRPRPRQLARTNAMRNSSYSADAGADGDDALAAYGRIQLSVDRAARASPGARAGYASQTSFRIHGGRGGGEEVAELFRQLGLSGPEDFAIPPAVYAAANAARRAASLEESSPAASPSGVPEISGRDVVVASRLQPAGDGEEAGLATELVQSETIQVSAKSYQRPWAESKAILVESERVETSTREVTAVSEPENAGEGKGNDKLAKVEISREERTREVVVEATREKATGALALVVAESNSCDIEHLVSPSPNRRFRRTITSWIKGGHIGSGSFGSVYEAISDDGFFFAVKEVSLIDQGINAKQRIVQLEHEVSLLSRLEHDNIVQYYGTDKEDGKLYIFLELVTQGSLAALYQKYCLQDSQVSAYTRQILNGLNYLHQRNVLHRDIKCANILVDANGLVKLADFGLAKEMSILSQARSSKGTVFWMAPEVAKAKPHGPPADIWSLGCTVLEMLTGKVPYPDMEWTHALLKIGRGIPPKIPNTLSEDARDFIAKCVQANQKDRPSAAQLLEHPFVKRPLQH; this is encoded by the exons ATGGGCACGCCGCAGCgcccgcgcccgcggcagctggcgCGCACCAACGCCATGCGGAACTCCTCCTACTCCGCggacgccggcgccgacggcgacGACGCCCTCGCGGCCTACGGCCGCATCCAGCTCAGCGTCGACCGCGCGGCCCGCGCCTCCCCTGGCGCCAGGGCCGGGTACGCGTCGCAGACCAGCTTCCGCATccacggcggccgcggcggcggggaggaggtcgCCGAGCTCTTCCGCCAGCTCGGCCTCTCCGGCCCCGAGGACTTCGCCATCCCGCCGGCCGTCTacgccgccgccaacgccgcccgccgcgccgcctcgctcgAGGAGTCGTCCCCTGCGGCGTCGCCGTCGGGGGTTCCTGAAATTTCGGGACGCGACGTCGTCGTCGCCTCTAGGTTGCAGCCAGCCGGCGACGGGGAGGAAGCTGGGTTGGCCACCGAATTGGTCCAATCGGAGACCATACAAGTTTCAGCAAAATCATATCAACGACCATGGGCCGAATCCAAAGCCATATTGGTCGAATCAGAGAGAGTGGAGACCTCTACACGAGAGGTCACTGCTGTGTCTGAGCCGGAGAATGCAGGTGAAGGGAAGGGGAATGACAAATTGGCCAAAGTGGAAATATCACGAGAGGAGAGGACAAGAGAAGTGGTTGTGGAGGCCACAAGGGAGAAGGCCACTGGTGCCCTGGCTCTCGTTGTTGCAGAGTCCAATTCATGTGACATCGAGCATTTGGTCTCGCCGTCGCCGAACAGGCGGTTTAGGAGAACCATCACATCTTGGATCAAGGGAGGGCATATCGGAAGCGGATCATTCGGGTCAGTCTACGAGGCGATCAGCGA TGATGGGTTTTTCTTTGCTGTCAAGGAAGTGTCATTGATTGACCAAGGAATCAATGCAAAACAGCGCATCGTCCAGCTTGAGCAT GAGGTATCCCTCTTGAGTCGTTTGGAGCATGACAATATTGTTCAGTATTATGGAACAGACAAG GAAGATGGCAAATTGTATATTTTTCTTGAACTTGTGACCCAAGGCTCTTTGGCTGCTTTATATCAAAAATATTGTTTACAAGATTCACAAGTATCAGCATATACAAGGCAGATTTTGAATGGTTTGAACTATCTACATCAGCGAAATGTGCTGCACAG GGACATCAAATGTGCAAATATTCTAGTTGATGCAAATGGTTTGGTCAAATTGGCAGATTTTGGGCTTGCGAAGGAG ATGTCAATTTTGAGCCAAGCAAGATCTAGCAAGGGAACTGTCTTCTGGATGGCCCCTGAG GTTGCTAAGGCTAAGCCACATGGACCTCCAGCAGATATATGGAGTCTTGGCTGCACAGTTTTGGAGATGCTGACCGGCAAAGTTCCATACCCTGATATGGAATGG ACACATGCTTTGCTCAAAATTGGTAGGGGAATACCACCAAAAATTCCCAATACGTTATCAGAAGATGCCCGGGATTTCATAGCAAAGTGTGTTCAAGCAAACCAAAAGGACCGGCCATCTGCTGCTCAGCTGTTGGAGCACCCTTTTGTGAAGAGACCACTGCAACATTAA